A single Hippocampus zosterae strain Florida chromosome 1, ASM2543408v3, whole genome shotgun sequence DNA region contains:
- the trmt12 gene encoding tRNA wybutosine-synthesizing protein 2 homolog, with translation MEAVPCFRVSQCRAQKLRENLQSQDFLDRSLCIVKEPTGTVLVPILHSCLLQNVLAFVKDVTVVWCEPSMFAKKGRDRRKGDKLEDVLQELLESHGESWTKEVKDDLPRSFQRHGDLVLLGQNCFSLPLWKKIDQQLWPAVAKGLGAKRLARMSRISSNGFRSPQVTVLLGEHNWVKHVDNGITYEFDVSKCMFSAGNITEKLRVAGFDCRGETVFDLYAGIGYFTLPYLVHTGAAHVHACEWNPHAVEALRKNLVTNRVHDRCTVHQGDNRQVQLCDIADRVNLGLIPSSEDGWPVACRLLKKTTGGLLHIHQNVTSANVVASHAVDDGDNSVSGKRADREAWQAWAHAVANRIACLLKKLTATTWTTNIQHIEHVKSYAPHVHHVVLDLECRPA, from the exons ATGGAAGCGGTGCCTTGCTTCCGTGTGTCTCAATGCCGTGCACAGAAATTAAG GGAAAACCTCCAGTCCCAAGATTTCCTGGACCGAAGTTTATGTATTGTGAAAGAGCCGACTGGGACCGTCCTTGTGCCAATTTTACATTCATGTTTACTGCAAAATGTGCTTGCCTTTGTCAAAGATGTGACAGTTGTTTGGTGCGAG CCTTCTATGTTCGCCAAGAAGGGAAGAGACAGGAGGAAGGGTGACAAGCTTGAAGATGTTCTGCAGGAGTTGTTGGAATCTCATGGAGAAAGTTGGACGAAGGAGGTGAAGGATGATCTCCCTCGGAGCTTCCAGCGACATGGAGATTTAGTCCTGCTGGggcaaaactgtttctccctacCTTTATGGAAGAAAATCG ATCAACAGCTATGGCCCGCAGTAGCCAAAGGCTTAGGAGCCAAACGACTGGCGAGGATGAGCCGAATATCCAGCAACGGCTTCCGATCTCCTCAAGTGACTGTGCTCCTGGGAGAGCACAACTGGGTCAAACATGTAGACAATGGCATTAC GTATGAATTTGATGTCAGCAAATGCATGTTCTCTGCTGGAAATATAACAGAGAAGCTACGGGTTGCTGGGTTTGACTGCAGGGGTGAGACTGTGTTCGATTTATATGCAG GTATAGGATACTTCACACTTCCATATCTGGTCCACACGGGTGCTGCACATGTCCATGCCTGCGAGTGGAACCCACATGCTGTTGAGGCGCTGCGTAAAAACCTCGTGACCAACCGAGTACATGACCGCTGTACAGTTCACCAAGGGGACAATCGACAA gttcagctgtgtgacattgcaGACCGGGTGAACCTGGGCCTCATTCCGAGCTCCGAGGACGGCTGGCCTGTCGCTTGTCGCCTGCTGAAGAAAACAACTGGCGGACTTTTACACATTCATCAAAACGTTACATCCGCAAATGTCGTGGCATCGCATGCAGTGGATGATGGCGACAACAGCGTATCCGGGAAGAGAGCAGACAGAGAGGCGTGGCAGGCCTGGGCCCACGCCGTCGCGAACCGCATTGCATGTCTTTTGAAGAAACTCACTGCCACCACGTGGACAACGAACATCCAACACATTGAGCATGTGAAGTCATATGCACCTCATGTGCATCATGTTGTGTTGGACTTGGAGTGCAGACCAGCCTGA